A genomic region of Devosia ginsengisoli contains the following coding sequences:
- a CDS encoding LysR substrate-binding domain-containing protein produces MRQLPHLNYLEAFEAAARHLSFTMAAEELNCTQAAISQRVRALEQFFARPLFHRRSNGLELTEVGAAFLPGITDALDRAEVATRGLLGTRAATSVTVSAPVSFVMLWLSGNIGRFCSAHPQVELRLNSTIWTDPNVELADLSILILDRAQSVAGAQRLGQERLMLLCDPETARSAGTTPDAQWFNANRLVYVQGTMDFLDRWAESQGIAVAPAQPPLKTDNVATALEAVASAGGIVATISSYAAGYLASGRLVAPFGPGDISPLALHIVPNQQRRLSRAASDFVRWISAEIPTMDPQTSLIS; encoded by the coding sequence ATGCGCCAGCTCCCCCACCTGAATTATCTGGAGGCCTTTGAAGCGGCGGCGCGGCATCTCAGCTTTACGATGGCCGCCGAAGAGCTGAACTGTACGCAGGCGGCGATCAGCCAGCGGGTGCGGGCACTGGAACAGTTCTTTGCCAGGCCCCTCTTTCACCGGCGCAGCAACGGGCTGGAGCTCACCGAGGTGGGCGCCGCCTTTCTGCCCGGCATCACGGACGCGCTGGACCGGGCGGAAGTCGCCACCAGGGGGCTGCTTGGGACGCGCGCGGCGACCAGCGTGACGGTCTCGGCCCCGGTCAGTTTCGTGATGCTGTGGCTGTCGGGTAATATCGGCCGGTTCTGCAGCGCTCACCCGCAGGTGGAATTGCGCCTCAACAGCACGATCTGGACCGATCCCAATGTGGAACTGGCCGATCTGAGTATTCTCATTCTCGACCGCGCCCAATCGGTTGCCGGCGCGCAACGGCTGGGGCAGGAGCGCCTGATGCTGCTTTGCGATCCTGAAACCGCCCGAAGCGCCGGCACCACGCCGGATGCCCAATGGTTCAATGCCAATCGTCTCGTCTATGTGCAGGGCACCATGGATTTTCTTGACCGATGGGCGGAAAGCCAGGGCATTGCCGTTGCGCCGGCGCAGCCGCCGCTCAAGACCGACAATGTCGCCACAGCGCTTGAGGCAGTAGCCAGCGCGGGCGGCATCGTGGCGACGATCTCCAGCTATGCGGCAGGCTATCTGGCGTCAGGTCGTCTCGTGGCTCCGTTCGGGCCGGGCGATATTTCCCCGCTCGCGCTGCATATCGTGCCCAATCAGCAACGGCGGCTGTCCAGGGCGGCTTCCGATTTCGTGCGCTGGATTTCTGCCGAGATCCCGACGATGGATCCCCAAACTTCCCTAATTTCGTGA
- a CDS encoding GntR family transcriptional regulator produces MSERDGSRVTQILRDSILKLELRPGIILDEVEVANRLNVSRTPVREAIIQLVADGLVVRQGRKAKVAPLDFDDVPKLYDALLISSRLIHRLAAENRTKRNLKEIAKYMKVFEDSVVSGNGVVRSEANHSFHKAISEASGNKYVSAFYESALVGTIRLSRACFSDTIEYEDGALDRSLHDHLAETVRQHAEIYQALENHDVSAADKLAVDHYLLTKNRVVTILFSQSEALSAITDLSLDSWEPDLAAVP; encoded by the coding sequence ATGTCTGAACGCGACGGGTCACGGGTTACGCAAATACTGAGGGATTCGATCCTGAAGCTCGAGCTTCGTCCTGGGATCATCCTGGATGAAGTCGAAGTTGCCAATCGTCTCAACGTTTCCCGCACGCCCGTGCGTGAGGCAATCATTCAACTGGTCGCGGATGGACTGGTCGTGCGCCAGGGTCGCAAGGCCAAGGTTGCTCCGCTGGATTTCGATGATGTTCCGAAACTCTATGACGCCTTGTTGATTTCGAGCCGCCTTATCCATCGGCTGGCGGCCGAGAATCGCACCAAGCGGAATCTCAAGGAAATCGCCAAATATATGAAGGTGTTCGAGGATTCCGTCGTCAGCGGTAATGGCGTGGTCCGCTCGGAAGCCAACCACTCGTTCCATAAGGCGATTTCTGAAGCCTCTGGAAACAAATATGTTTCCGCATTTTATGAAAGCGCCCTGGTTGGCACCATCCGGCTGTCCCGCGCCTGCTTCTCGGACACTATAGAGTATGAAGATGGCGCTCTCGACCGCAGCCTACATGACCATCTCGCCGAAACCGTCAGACAGCACGCCGAAATCTACCAGGCGCTTGAAAATCACGACGTGTCGGCTGCAGACAAGCTCGCGGTTGATCACTACCTGCTGACCAAGAACAGGGTCGTCACGATCCTGTTCAGCCAGTCAGAGGCATTGTCGGCGATAACCGATCTGTCGCTGGACAGTTGGGAGCCAGATCTCGCTGCAGTGCCGTAG
- a CDS encoding SDR family NAD(P)-dependent oxidoreductase, producing MTQFVDRNVVITGGAGGVGEACAAAFAAAGANVTILDWSQASLGAAMDRLADKGKVAAMTVDVTDREAVAAAFDKIAEQGGTDVLVTSAAIVKTGLILDFDPADWERILTVNLTGTFNCCQFAGRQMVAKGKGRIITVSSVNGQIANTGRGAYSCTKGGVDMLTRLLAAELGDKGITANAVAPTPVNTPMVLQVHGPKDRAIWEAQIPAQRYAEPEEVAATIQFLASDEAAYINGHILNVDGGFMASGVLLR from the coding sequence ATGACTCAATTCGTTGACCGGAATGTCGTTATCACGGGTGGCGCAGGAGGGGTCGGTGAAGCCTGCGCGGCGGCATTTGCAGCGGCGGGAGCGAATGTGACCATCCTCGATTGGTCGCAGGCCTCGCTTGGGGCGGCGATGGACCGGCTGGCCGACAAAGGAAAAGTCGCAGCCATGACGGTCGATGTCACCGATCGCGAGGCTGTGGCTGCAGCGTTCGACAAGATCGCCGAACAGGGCGGCACTGATGTGCTGGTCACTTCCGCGGCCATAGTCAAGACCGGACTTATCCTTGATTTCGATCCGGCCGACTGGGAGCGGATCCTGACCGTCAACCTGACGGGCACCTTCAATTGCTGCCAGTTTGCAGGACGACAAATGGTCGCCAAGGGCAAGGGGCGGATCATCACGGTAAGCTCGGTCAATGGCCAGATCGCCAATACCGGGCGCGGAGCCTATTCCTGCACCAAGGGGGGCGTCGACATGCTCACGCGCCTGCTTGCGGCCGAACTGGGTGACAAGGGCATAACGGCGAATGCAGTGGCCCCTACCCCGGTCAACACACCGATGGTTCTTCAGGTGCATGGCCCGAAAGACCGGGCAATCTGGGAAGCCCAGATTCCCGCCCAGCGCTATGCCGAGCCGGAAGAGGTTGCCGCGACCATCCAGTTCCTCGCCTCGGACGAGGCCGCCTATATCAACGGCCACATCCTCAATGTGGATGGCGGCTTCATGGCTTCAGGCGTCCTGCTGCGATAG
- a CDS encoding MFS transporter produces the protein MISSLSMQGLATYTTPLRAEFGWSLGETALGRSLQTSDTLLGPISGILVDRFGARIMMAAGTLLYFIAFTVLSLTSGLVEFYVACLLMGVANSLLGLLVVAQLINAWFVTRRATAMGCAVAGFAVSGFILLPFMVWTQAQFGWRATAMGTGIMIVLVGLPLMLMVRSMPEEMGLRPLGADPSTGEKGGHVGGLSLSEAMRGRNFWILTLAMSFSGVHQFALMVHFFPYVEGIDSRVMAGLIIALVNVFNLAGRLLGGIVGDMMPKGRFLALGAAGAGLGMMLLSASSGLAAAAVFAIVFGFSWGSRTAVSSALTGELFGRKAFGKIAGVSQVLVTITAIASPLVYGALVDMGVSYGVIFAGMAVCTLVAAWLFALLPRH, from the coding sequence ATGATCTCATCGCTTTCGATGCAGGGGCTTGCCACCTATACCACGCCATTGCGCGCCGAATTCGGCTGGAGCCTGGGCGAAACGGCGCTCGGTCGTTCGCTTCAGACCTCGGACACCTTGCTAGGACCTATCTCCGGCATTCTGGTGGACCGCTTTGGCGCCCGGATCATGATGGCCGCCGGTACGCTGCTTTACTTCATCGCCTTTACCGTCCTTTCGCTGACCTCTGGCCTCGTCGAATTCTATGTCGCCTGCCTCTTGATGGGGGTGGCCAATAGCCTGCTCGGCCTGCTGGTTGTCGCCCAGTTGATCAACGCCTGGTTCGTGACCCGGCGGGCGACCGCAATGGGCTGCGCCGTGGCCGGCTTTGCCGTTTCCGGCTTTATCCTGTTGCCTTTCATGGTCTGGACGCAGGCGCAATTCGGCTGGCGCGCAACGGCAATGGGCACCGGCATCATGATCGTGCTGGTGGGCCTGCCGCTGATGCTGATGGTCAGGAGCATGCCGGAGGAGATGGGATTGCGGCCACTCGGCGCTGACCCATCAACAGGCGAGAAAGGCGGGCATGTCGGTGGGCTCAGCCTGTCCGAAGCGATGCGGGGCCGCAACTTCTGGATATTGACCTTGGCAATGTCGTTTTCCGGGGTGCACCAGTTCGCTTTGATGGTCCACTTCTTTCCTTATGTCGAAGGTATCGATAGCCGGGTGATGGCCGGTTTGATCATTGCGCTGGTGAATGTCTTCAACCTGGCTGGCCGACTCCTTGGCGGCATAGTGGGAGATATGATGCCCAAGGGGCGGTTCCTGGCGTTGGGCGCGGCCGGGGCAGGACTGGGCATGATGCTCCTGTCGGCCAGTTCGGGACTCGCCGCGGCGGCCGTCTTTGCGATTGTTTTCGGGTTCAGCTGGGGCAGTCGCACGGCGGTGTCGAGCGCACTGACGGGAGAGCTGTTTGGCCGCAAGGCCTTCGGCAAGATTGCCGGCGTCTCGCAGGTCCTGGTGACCATCACCGCGATCGCCAGTCCCCTGGTCTATGGTGCCTTGGTGGACATGGGTGTCAGCTATGGGGTGATCTTTGCCGGCATGGCGGTCTGCACCCTGGTCGCAGCCTGGCTTTTCGCCTTGCTGCCGCGCCACTAA
- a CDS encoding ABC transporter ATP-binding protein — protein sequence MNASAIQTADMRNAASGTRSVSRETSHSVSAEFAGVTKSFGSVKALDNIDLAIEPGEFLTLLGPSGSGKSTLLTLLAGFDQPTSGAIKIGGKVQTHVPPNRRNQGIVFQSYALFPHMNVHDNLAYPLAARGIRGAEREQLIVRALERVRMEAYAERYPSQLSGGQQQRVALARAIVFNPPLLLMDESLSALDRNLREEMQFELKELHERLSATIVFVTHDQAEAVTMSDRIAVLNKGQLVQLGSPSALYKEPANKFVAGFLGEANFIEGVVDSHDGDFVRFTTTAGHSLLASSRKKHAKGEQVVAMVRPEGIECALTRPDGGVAAGDSVKSMPAVVERVVFLGNAHRYWLRAGDLQLIMTAPCSARTQTLASGDQVALSIHAHDLRIIEA from the coding sequence ATGAATGCTAGCGCAATTCAGACGGCCGACATGCGAAATGCCGCTTCCGGCACGCGGTCGGTCTCGCGGGAAACAAGCCATAGTGTATCCGCCGAATTCGCCGGTGTGACCAAGTCGTTCGGGTCGGTCAAGGCGCTGGACAATATCGATCTGGCAATCGAGCCCGGGGAGTTTTTGACGCTTCTGGGGCCGAGCGGGTCGGGAAAGTCGACGCTGCTGACGTTGCTGGCAGGCTTTGATCAGCCGACGTCCGGCGCAATCAAGATCGGCGGGAAGGTGCAGACCCACGTGCCGCCGAACCGACGCAATCAGGGCATCGTGTTTCAAAGCTACGCCCTGTTCCCCCATATGAATGTGCATGACAATCTGGCCTATCCGCTCGCGGCGAGGGGCATTCGCGGAGCCGAGCGGGAGCAGCTGATTGTGCGGGCGCTCGAGCGCGTGCGGATGGAGGCATATGCCGAGCGTTATCCGAGCCAGTTGAGCGGTGGGCAACAACAGCGCGTTGCGCTGGCCCGCGCCATTGTCTTCAATCCGCCCCTGCTCCTGATGGACGAGTCCCTGAGCGCTCTCGATCGCAATCTGCGCGAAGAGATGCAGTTTGAACTGAAAGAGCTGCACGAGCGCCTGAGCGCGACCATCGTCTTTGTGACGCATGATCAGGCCGAGGCCGTTACGATGTCCGATCGTATCGCGGTGCTGAACAAGGGGCAACTGGTCCAGCTCGGTTCGCCGTCGGCCCTGTACAAGGAGCCGGCCAACAAATTTGTCGCCGGCTTTCTTGGCGAAGCAAATTTCATCGAGGGCGTCGTGGACAGCCATGATGGGGATTTTGTTCGGTTCACCACGACCGCCGGGCACAGCCTTCTGGCCTCGAGCAGAAAGAAGCATGCCAAGGGAGAGCAAGTGGTCGCCATGGTGCGGCCCGAGGGCATCGAATGCGCCCTGACGCGTCCGGATGGCGGCGTGGCGGCAGGAGACTCCGTGAAGTCGATGCCGGCAGTGGTGGAGCGAGTCGTTTTCCTGGGAAATGCGCACCGCTACTGGCTGCGCGCAGGGGATCTGCAACTCATCATGACGGCCCCGTGCTCGGCCAGGACGCAAACACTGGCGTCTGGCGATCAGGTGGCCCTCTCCATTCACGCGCATGATCTGAGGATCATTGAGGCCTGA
- a CDS encoding ABC transporter substrate-binding protein, with product MTFHLGKAALAISLVSLTIASVQAQELTVTVSGGAFADALIEAFVKPFEEETGIKVNAVKAEIGSQRWGLAVETNTVDWDVGLTNTLTGPQLAAAGTMIPIDYSLYDQRELDGIAPQFRRDWGVGAQVSALVLAYNTETLPEGKRPQSWADFWNVEGFPGVRTMMMPYVGSSSLPEALVADGVPLDQVYPLDVDRAFSKLDEIKPHIRKWWATASDAQQMFNAGEVDMGLSFDGRIVALQKAGVPVEFTFNGARYYSAMWAIPKGAKNVADAQRFIEFATRGEHQATLARIMGYAPANSTAFDYLPEELAATLVTAPGNIDKAYPIDGDWYSEVGPDGKTNGERITERWQDWILQ from the coding sequence ATGACATTTCATTTGGGTAAGGCTGCGCTGGCCATATCACTGGTCAGCCTGACCATCGCCTCGGTGCAGGCGCAGGAATTGACCGTAACGGTCAGCGGCGGGGCATTTGCCGATGCGCTGATCGAGGCCTTCGTCAAGCCTTTCGAGGAAGAGACGGGCATCAAGGTCAATGCTGTGAAAGCCGAGATCGGATCGCAGCGCTGGGGCCTGGCCGTCGAAACCAATACCGTCGACTGGGATGTCGGCCTCACCAATACCCTAACCGGTCCGCAACTGGCCGCCGCGGGCACGATGATTCCCATCGATTACAGCCTTTACGACCAGCGCGAACTGGATGGTATTGCGCCCCAGTTCCGGCGTGATTGGGGTGTTGGAGCGCAAGTGAGCGCGCTCGTCCTGGCCTACAACACGGAAACCCTGCCTGAGGGCAAGCGTCCGCAGAGCTGGGCGGATTTCTGGAATGTGGAGGGCTTCCCCGGCGTTCGCACCATGATGATGCCCTATGTGGGATCATCCTCGCTTCCCGAAGCGCTGGTTGCCGACGGTGTGCCGCTGGACCAGGTCTATCCGCTCGATGTCGACCGCGCCTTCAGCAAGCTCGATGAGATCAAGCCGCATATCCGCAAATGGTGGGCCACGGCCAGCGATGCCCAGCAGATGTTCAATGCCGGCGAAGTGGATATGGGGCTCAGCTTCGACGGGCGCATTGTTGCGCTGCAGAAAGCCGGAGTGCCGGTCGAGTTCACCTTCAATGGGGCCCGCTATTATTCTGCGATGTGGGCTATCCCCAAGGGCGCTAAAAATGTCGCCGATGCGCAGCGCTTCATTGAATTCGCCACACGCGGCGAACATCAGGCCACGCTCGCCAGGATCATGGGATATGCCCCGGCCAACAGCACCGCATTCGACTATCTCCCCGAAGAACTCGCGGCGACGCTCGTCACCGCTCCCGGCAATATCGATAAGGCCTATCCGATAGATGGGGACTGGTACAGCGAAGTTGGTCCCGATGGAAAGACCAACGGAGAGCGCATTACCGAGCGCTGGCAGGATTGGATTCTGCAATAA
- a CDS encoding ABC transporter permease subunit has product MNIFAFGINKVMILPALLFMLVLFYFPLLNIVGLSFNLPDASTEHYERFLSNGTMLGVVWRTFVYSAWVTGICLVLGYPLAVFVSRMVKRGHTFMLVCVILPYLTSLLVRTYAWMLLLSDSGLINHILVTLGLVDRPVPLLYTTFGAMVGMVHLTLPMMVLPIYAIVHGLNMEQMRAAKALGGGPLRSFFQVFLPQTLPGVKAGCILVFAISLGFYITPAALGGPKDILLSNIIAKLIETLLDFRYASAISMILLIFTVGVYMLSGGGLASVNGGNQDARKPRSLGAVLGRMTRAAGNAEPMMRLQKWLWDRKVGQSTRRFVPFQLFWYLFSALLLLFLVLPSVIVVVMSFNGNDALGFPPTSWSLRWYETFFSSETMMNASANSIIIATGTALLSLALGGTAAYALVRGNIRGSQVLYALLLAPIIVPSIVAAVGTYKVFADWGVVGSTLGVLLGHTPGSLAYVVIILSSTFVGLDKRLEMASASLGASRFRTIVRVVIPLVAPGILAAGIFAFIHSFDEVVITSFIAGVSFATLPQQIWLIIQHQIDPQIAAISTLVMILPIIALPFFRRR; this is encoded by the coding sequence ATGAACATCTTTGCTTTCGGAATCAATAAGGTCATGATTTTGCCGGCCTTGTTGTTCATGCTTGTCCTTTTTTACTTTCCCCTGCTCAACATTGTGGGGTTGAGCTTCAACCTGCCGGATGCTTCCACGGAGCATTACGAGCGGTTCCTGTCGAACGGCACCATGCTCGGCGTTGTCTGGCGCACCTTCGTCTATAGCGCATGGGTGACCGGCATCTGTCTGGTGCTGGGATATCCGCTCGCCGTATTTGTCAGTCGGATGGTGAAGCGAGGACACACTTTCATGCTGGTGTGTGTCATCCTTCCCTATCTGACCAGCCTGCTTGTCAGGACCTATGCCTGGATGCTGCTGCTGAGCGATAGCGGTCTGATAAACCACATACTGGTGACCTTAGGCCTGGTAGATCGGCCGGTTCCTCTGCTTTACACCACATTCGGCGCCATGGTCGGAATGGTGCATCTGACGCTGCCAATGATGGTCCTGCCGATCTACGCGATTGTTCACGGCTTGAACATGGAGCAAATGCGCGCCGCCAAGGCGCTGGGTGGCGGGCCGCTGCGGTCGTTCTTCCAGGTCTTTCTGCCCCAGACGCTCCCTGGCGTGAAGGCGGGCTGTATCCTGGTGTTCGCTATTTCGCTGGGCTTCTATATCACGCCGGCCGCCTTGGGCGGGCCGAAGGATATCCTGCTGTCGAACATCATCGCCAAGCTCATCGAAACTCTCCTGGATTTTCGCTATGCTTCGGCAATCTCGATGATCCTGCTCATCTTCACCGTGGGCGTCTATATGCTCTCCGGCGGTGGCCTTGCATCGGTCAATGGCGGCAATCAGGACGCCAGAAAGCCCCGGAGCCTGGGAGCGGTTCTTGGCCGGATGACGCGCGCGGCCGGGAATGCCGAGCCGATGATGCGACTGCAGAAATGGCTGTGGGACCGCAAGGTCGGCCAAAGCACCAGGCGGTTCGTGCCGTTTCAACTCTTCTGGTACCTGTTCAGTGCGCTGCTGCTGCTGTTCCTCGTTCTCCCCTCGGTGATCGTCGTCGTCATGTCCTTCAACGGCAACGACGCGCTGGGTTTCCCGCCGACGTCCTGGTCGCTGCGCTGGTATGAAACCTTTTTCTCCAGCGAGACGATGATGAACGCTTCCGCCAACAGCATCATCATTGCCACCGGCACGGCGCTGCTCTCGCTCGCTCTTGGCGGTACGGCCGCCTATGCATTGGTTCGCGGCAATATCCGCGGCAGCCAGGTTCTCTATGCGCTGCTTCTCGCGCCCATCATCGTGCCATCCATCGTTGCTGCCGTGGGCACCTACAAGGTATTTGCCGATTGGGGGGTCGTGGGTTCGACACTGGGTGTGCTGCTGGGTCATACGCCTGGTTCGCTGGCCTATGTGGTCATCATCCTGTCCAGTACCTTCGTGGGCCTCGACAAAAGGCTCGAAATGGCCTCCGCCAGCCTGGGGGCGAGCCGGTTCCGTACGATAGTCCGCGTCGTCATCCCACTGGTGGCTCCGGGAATTCTGGCGGCTGGCATTTTCGCCTTCATCCACTCTTTCGATGAAGTCGTCATCACCAGCTTCATTGCCGGCGTTTCGTTCGCGACCTTGCCGCAGCAGATCTGGCTGATCATTCAGCACCAGATCGACCCACAGATCGCCGCCATTTCGACGCTGGTCATGATTCTCCCAATCATCGCCCTGCCGTTCTTCCGTCGCCGCTAA
- a CDS encoding hydantoinase/oxoprolinase family protein yields MPDWIVGVDVGGTFTDFSAREVSTGAVHIHKRPSTPDDPSRAILDGVRELQEKTGIAGEDIVRFAHGTTVATNALLQRKGAAIRMVTTKGFRDLVEIGRQVRPLIYDLQEDAPAPLVSRSNRLEVLERIGPSGEAIIELTDAEISRLIAELKDGPRVESVAVCLLFSFLNPSHEQRIAAAIRSELPEVYVSISSDVQPEFREYERFSTTLINAFLQPEVGRYMERLKRAVAGVAPNAKFGIFQSSGGIMSVDKALEFPVRTALSGPAAGVVGAAAAGAKSEMGNLITLDIGGTSTDVCLIRDGETEISHVRDIAGFRIRLPMVGINTVGAGGGSIAHIGPDGLMKVGPDSAGAVPGPACYGKGGDKPTVSDANVVLGRLPVSLAGGGLMIDRDKALAAVRKIAEPLGISELKAALGICGIVSSNMTRAIRAVSTEKGHDPRDFALMPFGGAGGLHAADVARSLGIERIVIPASPGILCAEGLIEADLQENFVFTARTPLDGALDALNEGVAQLDEQAQRWIESEADGASDAYRILTLDMRYVGQNYELPVVVERLGNSSDLPAVDILKEAFFDAHLRNYGHVDRDAPVEIVNIRMRALARLAQARPVSSVPVGPATASEYHDVWFEEDNPVSTPIYPRNTLEAGFAMRGPAIITQFDSTTVVPPWASVAVDSALNLIMEIDHA; encoded by the coding sequence ATGCCTGATTGGATCGTCGGTGTGGATGTCGGTGGAACGTTCACGGATTTTTCTGCGCGTGAGGTGAGCACTGGTGCGGTGCATATTCATAAGCGCCCTTCGACACCGGACGATCCATCGCGGGCCATTCTCGATGGCGTCCGGGAATTGCAGGAAAAGACCGGCATTGCCGGCGAGGACATCGTCCGTTTTGCCCATGGCACGACGGTGGCGACCAATGCCCTGCTGCAGCGCAAGGGCGCCGCGATCCGCATGGTCACGACCAAGGGTTTCCGCGACCTGGTCGAAATCGGCCGGCAGGTGCGTCCGCTGATCTACGACCTGCAGGAAGATGCGCCTGCACCACTGGTGTCGCGCAGCAACCGGCTGGAAGTCCTGGAGCGTATCGGGCCTAGCGGCGAAGCGATCATCGAGCTCACTGATGCCGAAATCTCCAGGCTGATTGCAGAACTGAAAGATGGGCCACGCGTCGAGAGCGTCGCGGTGTGCCTGCTGTTTTCCTTCCTCAATCCCAGCCACGAACAACGCATCGCTGCCGCGATAAGAAGCGAGCTGCCGGAAGTCTATGTCTCGATCTCCAGTGATGTGCAGCCCGAGTTCCGTGAATATGAGCGCTTCTCCACCACGCTGATCAATGCCTTCCTGCAGCCTGAGGTCGGCCGCTACATGGAGCGCTTGAAGCGTGCAGTCGCCGGCGTGGCGCCCAATGCCAAGTTCGGCATCTTCCAGTCCAGCGGCGGCATCATGTCGGTCGACAAGGCGCTGGAATTTCCGGTGAGGACGGCCTTGTCGGGGCCGGCGGCCGGCGTGGTGGGTGCCGCGGCAGCCGGTGCAAAATCGGAAATGGGTAATCTGATCACCCTCGATATCGGCGGCACCAGCACCGACGTCTGCCTCATCCGCGACGGCGAGACCGAGATTTCCCACGTTCGCGACATTGCCGGGTTCCGAATCCGCTTGCCCATGGTGGGCATCAACACGGTGGGTGCTGGTGGCGGCTCGATCGCCCATATCGGCCCTGACGGGCTGATGAAGGTCGGCCCCGACAGTGCCGGCGCCGTGCCAGGCCCTGCCTGCTATGGCAAGGGTGGCGACAAGCCGACCGTTTCGGATGCCAATGTTGTGCTGGGTCGGTTGCCGGTATCGCTGGCGGGGGGCGGGTTGATGATCGACCGCGACAAGGCGCTGGCGGCGGTCCGCAAGATTGCTGAGCCGCTGGGGATTTCCGAGCTGAAGGCCGCTCTGGGCATTTGCGGCATCGTTTCCTCGAACATGACAAGGGCAATCCGGGCGGTTTCGACCGAAAAGGGCCACGATCCGCGTGATTTCGCGCTGATGCCCTTCGGTGGGGCGGGCGGCCTGCATGCGGCCGATGTGGCCAGGTCGCTGGGCATCGAACGCATCGTCATCCCGGCTTCGCCCGGTATTCTGTGTGCCGAAGGACTGATCGAGGCCGACCTGCAGGAAAACTTCGTCTTCACCGCACGCACGCCATTGGACGGTGCGCTGGACGCGCTGAACGAGGGCGTGGCCCAGCTTGACGAGCAGGCGCAGCGCTGGATCGAGAGCGAGGCGGATGGCGCAAGCGACGCCTATCGCATTCTCACCCTGGACATGCGCTATGTCGGGCAGAACTACGAGCTGCCCGTCGTTGTCGAACGACTTGGGAATTCCTCCGATCTCCCCGCAGTCGACATTCTCAAGGAAGCTTTCTTCGACGCCCATCTACGTAACTACGGCCATGTCGACCGCGACGCCCCCGTCGAGATCGTCAATATAAGGATGCGGGCGCTGGCGCGTCTGGCGCAGGCCAGGCCGGTGTCGTCAGTGCCGGTCGGTCCGGCGACGGCCTCCGAGTACCACGACGTCTGGTTCGAGGAAGACAATCCGGTTTCGACGCCGATCTATCCGCGCAACACGCTGGAGGCGGGCTTCGCGATGCGCGGGCCGGCGATCATCACCCAATTCGATTCCACCACCGTGGTGCCGCCATGGGCGAGCGTAGCAGTGGATTCGGCACTCAACCTTATTATGGAGATCGACCATGCTTGA